The Thermoflexus sp. genome includes the window GCCGTTGCGCCTGGAGGCCAAGGAGGGATTAGCGCTGATCAACGGGACGGCCTTCATGGCCGGGCTGGGTGCGCTGATCACCTATGATGCGGAGGTCCTCGTGCGGACCGCGGATATCGTAGGAGCAATGACCCTCGAGGCGCTGGAAGGGTCTGCAATGCCTTTCGACGAGCGCCTCCATCGCGTGCGCCCGCATCCCCGTCAGATGGATTGTGCGGCTTTCCTGCGGCAGCTGGTGGAAGGAAGCGAATTGCTGAGCGATCCTCGAAACCCCTCGCGGGTGCAGGACGCGTATTCCTTGCGCTGCATGCCGCAGGTGCATGGCGCCGTGCGGGATGTGGTGGCGTATGCCCGCTGGGCCCTGGAAATCGAACTGAACAGCGCCACGGACAACCCGTTGATCTTCTGGGAGGAAGGGGAGGAGGAGCCGACCGTGCTTTCCGGCGGCAACTTCCATGGGGAGCTGATCGCCCTGGCGATGGACTACCTGGCCATCGGGCTGGCGGAGCTGGCCAACATCTCCGAGCGGCGGTTGAACCGCTTGCTGGATCCGGCGGAGAACGAGGGCCGCTATCCGCCTTTTCTGGCCCTGGAGCCGGGCCTGCATTCCGGATTCATGCTGGTGCAGTATACGGCGGCAGCCCTGGCTTCGGAGAACAAGGTGCTCGCCCATCCGGCGAGTGTGGACACGATTCCTTCCTCCGCGGGCACGGAGGACCATGTGAGCATGGGAGCCACGGCGGTGCGCCATGCGGAGCTGGTGCTGCGCAACGCGCAGCGGGTGGTGGCGGCCGAATGGTTCGCCGCAGGCCAGGCGATCGATCTGCGCCAGCAACAGGCCGGGCGCCCCCTGCGCATGGGCAGGGGGACGGAGGCTGCCTACCGGGTCCTCCGTCAGCATATCCCTTTCCTGGCCGGGGATACGGTGCTGGCGCCGTGGATGGAGCAGGCTTACCGGCTGGTGGCCGGAGGGGCTGTTCTTCACGTGGTGCGGGAGGCCCTGAATACAGCTTAAAACAGGTGGCTTTTATTTGAACGGTCGCCTTTTGTTGCGATGCCTCCATGAGCCCGTTATAATTCCACGTGACCGGTTCTAGCCCGGAAAACCCTCCGGAAGCCTCCGGTTCCGGCGATGGGCGGAGGAGATCCATCGCTTGAAGGAGCCGCTTCTGGCAGGAATCGGGGAGGCCGGCGATTCTGGTTCTGGAGGGAATGATCGGTGCGGATCACGACGGAGACCCTTCCGCAGCGCCAGGTGGCGTTAACCATTGAAGTCGACCCGGAGCGCGTGGAGAAGGCGATGCGCCAGGTGGCCCGGCGCTTCGCCGAACGGTATGACATCCCCGGTTTCCGCCGGGGCAAAGCTCCATATGAAATCGTGGTCCGGACCTTCGGCCGTGAGGTGATCTTTGAGGAAGCGGTGGAGGTCCTGAGCCAGGAAGTCTACCGGGAGGCCCTGGATCAGCTGGGCCTGGATCCCTACGGGCCGGGCCAGCTGGAACGGGTCGATCCGGAACCCCTGACGTTCCGCGTGATCGTCCCCCTGAAGCCGGAGGTCCGGCTGGGGGATTACCGATCCATGCGCCTGCCCTACGAACCGCCGGAGCCAACCGCGGAAGAGGTCATGGAGGTCCTCGAGCGGTTGCGACGGGATCACGCGATTATCGAGCCGCTTTCGGAGGGAGTGGCGGAGCCGGGGATGATGGTCACGGTGGCTCTGCAGGCAAGGGATGCGGA containing:
- the hutH gene encoding histidine ammonia-lyase; its protein translation is MSVLELDGEHLTLEDVVAVARERRPVALAPAAWARVRRSREGVVRLLERGAVVYGVTTGFGHLRNVRISPEQASQLQHNLLQSHAVGVGPELSEEQVRAMMVARLNTLARGYSGVRPEVLQLLVEMLNRGVHPVVPAQGSLGASGDLAPLAHMALPMIGLGEAMVNGRRMPGADALSAVGLQPLRLEAKEGLALINGTAFMAGLGALITYDAEVLVRTADIVGAMTLEALEGSAMPFDERLHRVRPHPRQMDCAAFLRQLVEGSELLSDPRNPSRVQDAYSLRCMPQVHGAVRDVVAYARWALEIELNSATDNPLIFWEEGEEEPTVLSGGNFHGELIALAMDYLAIGLAELANISERRLNRLLDPAENEGRYPPFLALEPGLHSGFMLVQYTAAALASENKVLAHPASVDTIPSSAGTEDHVSMGATAVRHAELVLRNAQRVVAAEWFAAGQAIDLRQQQAGRPLRMGRGTEAAYRVLRQHIPFLAGDTVLAPWMEQAYRLVAGGAVLHVVREALNTA